In one window of Henckelia pumila isolate YLH828 chromosome 1, ASM3356847v2, whole genome shotgun sequence DNA:
- the LOC140874187 gene encoding cation/H(+) antiporter 24-like, protein MVKVAFVEPPALIHKGLVICQEKRKNHPFGIFYGENPLNYSFPLLMLEVSTFIILSRVIFFLLKPFRQPKIVAKILGGIVLGPSLLSRSEKFHAYMFPDTAEFVLQNIGVIGFMYFLFLSGVKMDVTQIRRLSKKHWYIAVIGVLVPLSCSATIAVLERKSFKKEMAKGSSIWGISTSLAMTSFPVLYPIVRELNLLGSEIGRMALSTAILSDVIGMNGVLIFEASKQAEYRAISALWYMISLVVVGASLIGGFRQAMIWIIRTTPEGKQVDQFYVVMILLGVMVVGFITDMFGLAIANGPFWLGLAIPDGPPLGATLVEKSETIVIELLMPFSFMYVGMVTDVFSLSGQWFHLKPIFLMILAGYIIKTVSTLVTSRFFDMTIRDSLTLSLISSLRGEMELLLFLHWMSFKMIDQSEFTIMVLLSLSVTSIFTPLISILYDPTRPYMLNTRRNIQHTSPNTELHVVVCIHSGESLPGLVKILEVSNPNVSSPFSVYALCLVELVGRSHPMFIDHENTEPIASSAQYNSIHNALKISQEANEYIKIHSYTIIAPIRCMYQDICGLALSKKACLIILPLHRQALHDLDATTRKCSQSMNCKVLTQAPCSVGILLDKGPYENIVNGVFTSLHRIIVLFLGGADAREALAYADHMATNQEIFLTVIRFLSHENMGDDDMEKKLDDGLVTWFWVKNEGNSRVVYREVVVNNGEETIAAIQALNKDIFDLWIVGRKHGVNPVILRGLSSWGESNELGVIGEYVASEDFGSTASVLVIQQQILREEEKASSSLLGRLCIQ, encoded by the exons ATGGTAAAAGTCGCCTTTGTCGAACCCCCGGCACTGATCCACAAAGGTCTTGTTATATGTCAGGAGAAACGTAAGAATCATCCTTTTGGTATCTTTTATGGGGAAAATCCATTGAATTACTCCTTCCCTCTTTTGATGTTAGAGGTTTCAACCTTCATTATCTTATCTCGGGTTATTTTTTTTCTCCTCAAGCCCTTTAGGCAGCCTAAGATTGTTGCCAAGATTCTT GGTGGCATTGTTCTTGGACCTTCATTGCTAAGCCGGAGCGAGAAGTTTCATGCTTACATGTTTCCTGATACTGCAGAGTTTGTGCTTCAAAATATTGGAGTCATAGGATTCATGTACTTTCTATTTTTATCTGGAGTGAAAATGGATGTTACACAGATAAGGAGACTAAGCAAAAAACACTGGTATATTGCAGTGATTGGAGTCCTTGTACCGTTATCTTGTAGTGCAACTATAGCAGTTCTTGAAAGAAAATCATTCAAGAAAGAAATGGCAAAAGGGTCATCCATTTGGGGGATATCTACCTCTCTGGCCATGACATCGTTTCCTGTTTTATATCCTATTGTTAGAGAGCTCAATCTCCTTGGCTCGGAGATCGGGAGGATGGCCTTATCAACTGCAATTTTAAGTGATGTAATAGGCATGAATGGTGTACTTATATTCGAGGCATCAAAGCAAGCCGAGTACAGGGCTATTTCGGCTCTATGGTACATGATTTCTTTGGTAGTGGTTGGTGCATCACTTATTGGCGGTTTTAGGCAAGCTATGATATGGATTATTCGAACTACACCTGAAGGGAAGCAAGTGGATCAGTTTTATGTAGTTATGATCTTATTAGGTGTAATGGTTGTAGGATTCATCACTGATATGTTCGGTTTAGCAATAGCAAATGGGCCATTTTGGCTCGGTTTGGCCATCCCGGATGGGCCGCCATTGGGAGCTACTCTTGTGGAGAAGAGCGAAACAATAGTAATTGAGCTTCTGATGCCTTTTTCATTCATGTATGTTGGAATGGTCACAGACGTGTTCAGTTTGAGTGGCCAATGGTTTCATTTGAAACCGATTTTCTTGATGATTTTGGCCGGATACATAATCAAAACGGTCTCTACTCTTGTCACATCTCGTTTTTTTGACATGACAATCAGAGACAGTCTCACCCTTAGCCTGATATCGAGTCTCAGAGGTGAAATGGAACTTCTCTTGTTCTTACACTGGATGAGTTTTAAG ATGATAGATCAGTCAGAGTTTACAATTATGGTGTTATTATCCTTATCTGTGACTTCTATATTCACCCCTTTAATCAGCATACTCTACGACCCAACAAGGCCTTATATGTTGAATACCAGAAGAAATATTCAACACACTTCCCCCAATACAGAACTTCATGTTGTGGTTTGTATTCATAGTGGAGAAAGTTTGCCTGGACTAGTGAAAATTCTTGAAGTTTCAAACCCAAATGTCAGCAGTCCGTTCTCGGTTTACGCCTTGTGCCTAGTTGAGCTTGTTGGCCGTTCCCACCCTATGTTTATCGATCATGAAAATACTGAACCTATTGCTTCTTCTGCTCAATACAATTCTATTCATAATGCTTTGAAGATTTCCCAAGAGGCTAATgaatacataaaaatacattCTTACACGATTATTGCCCCAATAAGATGTATGTACCAAGATATTTGTGGCCTAGCTCTGTCCAAGAAAGCTTGTTTAATCATACTGCCACTCCACAGACAGGCACTACATGATCTTGATGCGACGACCAGGAAATGCTCCCAATCCATGAACTGTAAAGTGTTGACACAGGCTCCATGCTCGGTTGGTATCCTCTTGGACAAGGGTCCATACGAGAACATAGTAAACGGTGTTTTCACGAGCCTGCATCGTATTATCGTTCTTTTCTTGGGAGGAGCAGACGCTAGAGAGGCCTTGGCTTATGCGGATCACATGGCTACAAATCAGGAGATATTCCTCACTGTCATTCGGTTTCTTTCACATGAAAATATGGGAGATGACGACATGGAGAAAAAGCTCGATGATGGGTTGGTGACATGGTTTTGGGTGAAGAATGAAGGGAATAGCCGGGTCGTTTATCGGGAGGTTGTGGTGAACAATGGGGAAGAAACCATTGCTGCTATTCAGGCATTGAATAAGGATATTTTCGATCTTTGGATCGTGGGGAGGAAACACGGGGTGAACCCCGTGATTTTGCGAGGATTGTCGAGTTGGGGTGAGAGCAATGAGCTTGGAGTAATAGGAGAGTATGTTGCATCAGAAGATTTTGGTAGCACAGCTTCTGTTTTAGTGATACAACAGCAGATTTTGAGGGAGGAGGAGAAGGCCTCAAGTAGCTTACTAGGAAGATTGTGTATTCAATAG